A single genomic interval of Patescibacteria group bacterium harbors:
- a CDS encoding efflux RND transporter periplasmic adaptor subunit, with product MFSYLTRPAFFISALLIVAIGGLVFVAVKDDGPQYDTAIAERKDLIQEVSIIGRVVAAQHVDLAFEKIGRVAWVGVDVGDRVSKNQALVRLENGDVVALMNQAEANLKIQKATLSDLVKGSSEEEINVQKVKVANAEVSIQEAKQNLVDNIQDAFTKSDDAIRNKVDQFISNPNGTSPQMDFTISSSQLKNDIEQERVNIKSILSLWQSSLLNLSTVSVLDLYTTETKTNLNSIKGFLDDVSLAVNTVLPSSTLTQTTIDGYKSDVSIARTNINIAISNLSTAEEKLTTAESALSLAKQELILLESGATPEKIAAQEAKVEEADASVDNHRAQVAKTTIHAPISGIVTEQEAKVGEIVAANSNIVSLISTSQFEIETNIPEADIAEVVVGNTAFVTLDAYSDDDIFNAIVVSINPAETIIEGVATYKATLQFEEKDERIKSGMTANIDIITASKEAVIVVPTRAIISQNKNKIVRVLENGIMRSIVVETGIRSSEGTTEIVSGIKEGDEIIVLIRE from the coding sequence ATGTTTAGCTATCTTACGCGCCCGGCCTTTTTTATTTCTGCCCTGCTCATCGTTGCAATAGGAGGATTGGTGTTTGTGGCAGTCAAAGATGATGGCCCTCAATATGATACTGCAATAGCAGAGCGAAAAGACCTTATACAAGAGGTTAGTATTATTGGTCGCGTGGTAGCGGCTCAACATGTAGACCTCGCATTTGAGAAAATAGGAAGAGTAGCCTGGGTTGGGGTTGATGTTGGAGACAGGGTTTCAAAAAATCAAGCACTTGTTCGCCTTGAAAATGGCGATGTTGTGGCTTTGATGAATCAGGCAGAGGCAAATCTCAAGATTCAGAAAGCAACACTCAGTGATTTAGTAAAGGGATCCAGTGAAGAAGAAATAAATGTACAAAAGGTCAAAGTTGCAAATGCAGAGGTTTCGATTCAGGAAGCAAAACAAAATCTCGTTGACAACATTCAGGACGCATTTACTAAATCAGATGACGCAATCCGCAATAAAGTAGACCAGTTTATCAGTAACCCAAACGGAACAAGTCCACAAATGGATTTTACAATATCTAGTAGCCAACTAAAAAATGATATTGAACAGGAGAGAGTAAATATAAAAAGCATTTTGTCACTATGGCAGTCATCTTTGTTAAACCTTTCTACCGTCAGCGTTTTAGATTTATATACGACAGAAACAAAAACCAATTTGAACAGCATAAAAGGATTCTTAGATGATGTGTCTCTCGCAGTCAACACAGTGTTGCCAAGTTCAACTCTCACGCAGACTACCATTGACGGGTACAAGAGTGATGTGTCAATAGCGCGGACGAATATTAATATTGCCATTTCAAATCTATCAACTGCTGAAGAAAAATTGACTACGGCAGAATCTGCGCTTTCCCTCGCTAAACAAGAACTCATTCTATTGGAGTCTGGTGCAACGCCCGAGAAAATAGCGGCACAAGAAGCTAAAGTGGAAGAAGCAGATGCCAGTGTAGATAACCACAGAGCACAAGTCGCAAAAACCACCATACACGCTCCCATAAGCGGCATTGTAACCGAGCAAGAGGCAAAGGTGGGGGAAATTGTAGCTGCAAATTCAAATATCGTTTCACTTATCTCAACATCTCAATTTGAAATAGAAACGAATATTCCCGAGGCGGACATAGCAGAAGTTGTCGTTGGTAACACCGCTTTTGTGACTTTGGATGCATACAGTGATGACGATATTTTTAATGCAATCGTTGTCTCAATAAATCCTGCAGAGACAATCATCGAAGGCGTTGCAACCTATAAAGCAACACTGCAATTTGAAGAAAAGGATGAACGGATAAAGTCGGGTATGACAGCAAATATTGATATTATCACTGCTTCAAAAGAAGCAGTTATTGTAGTGCCGACCCGTGCTATTATTTCACAAAACAAAAACAAGATAGTGCGCGTTCTAGAAAATGGAATAATGAGAAGCATTGTCGTAGAGACAGGGATCCGCAGCTCTGAAGGTACCACGGAAATTGTATCCGGTATAAAGGAAGGTGACGAGATAATAGTCCTTATAAGAGAATAG
- a CDS encoding ABC transporter ATP-binding protein has protein sequence MKIIDARDIEKTYPDGTRALRGISFSIEEGMFVAIMGPSGSGKSTLLHILGFLDKETDGTYLFDGKSMKDYSEDEIAHVRNKKMGFVFQMFNLLPRTSVLDNVKLPLIYSDVKESEWDKKAFEAIESVGMSHRMHHDSSRLSGGEKQRAAMARALVNNPQIIFADEPTGNLDSKSGEMVMETLQKLNDRGHTIILITHETYTAEHAERIIHIRDGRVDSDTIVNNRNRVKDFTK, from the coding sequence ATGAAGATTATTGATGCTCGTGATATAGAAAAAACGTATCCCGATGGAACCCGTGCCCTTCGCGGGATTTCTTTTTCGATTGAGGAGGGAATGTTTGTTGCCATTATGGGTCCGTCAGGCTCCGGCAAATCAACACTACTTCATATCCTTGGGTTTTTGGATAAAGAGACCGATGGCACCTATCTTTTTGACGGAAAATCCATGAAAGACTATTCAGAGGATGAGATAGCGCATGTACGAAACAAGAAAATGGGATTTGTGTTCCAGATGTTTAATCTCCTTCCGAGAACAAGCGTACTTGATAATGTGAAACTACCATTGATCTATTCTGACGTAAAAGAATCTGAGTGGGACAAAAAGGCATTTGAGGCTATCGAATCGGTAGGAATGTCACACAGGATGCACCATGATTCATCCCGCCTCTCAGGAGGTGAAAAACAAAGAGCTGCAATGGCACGAGCATTGGTAAACAATCCGCAGATTATTTTTGCAGATGAGCCGACCGGGAACCTTGATTCAAAATCAGGGGAAATGGTGATGGAGACTCTCCAAAAATTAAACGATAGGGGACACACGATAATACTTATTACACATGAGACTTACACCGCCGAACATGCAGAACGAATTATTCACATTCGTGATGGAAGGGTCGATAGTGACACTATAGTAAATAACCGAAACAGAGTGAAAGACTTCACAAAATAA